A part of Strix aluco isolate bStrAlu1 chromosome 21, bStrAlu1.hap1, whole genome shotgun sequence genomic DNA contains:
- the DHRS7C gene encoding dehydrogenase/reductase SDR family member 7C: MGILAILALPLLLLGISGIIYIYQSVRWLLSKSAVQNKVVVITDAISGLGKECSRVFHSGGARLVLCGRTWEKLEALYDALISVADPSMTYAPKLILLDISDINCIQDVAKEILNCYGCVDILINNASMKVKGAVQSISLELDKKIMDANYFGPITLTKAILPNMISRRTGQIVLINSIQGKIGIPFRAAYAASKHAAAGFFDCLRAEMEEFGISVSTVNPTFICSYHRQPAPGNWEASIWKFFFRKVAYGVHPVEVAEEVLCTVSSKKQEVLMANPIPRAAVYIRTFFPELFFAIVASGIREKLKTEEEN, translated from the exons ATGGGTATTCTTGCCATACTTGCTCTACCATTGCTTCTCTTAGGAATCAGtggaattatttatatttaccaGTCAGTCAGGTGGCTGTTGTCCAAGTCAGCTGTGCAAAACAAGGTGGTGGTGATCACGGATGCCATCTCTGGACTGGGAAAGG AATGTTCTCGGGTGTTTCACTCAGGAGGAGCAAGGCTTGTGTTGTGTGGCAGGACATGGGAAAAGTTAGAAGCCTTGTATGATGCTTTGATTAGTGTAGCAGACCCCAGTATG ACATATGCGCCAAAGCTCATACTTTTGGATATCTCAGACATAAACTGCATTCAAGATGTAGCTAAGGAAATCCTGAATTGCTATGGCTGTGTGGATATACTGATCAACAATGCAAGTATGAAGGTGAAAGGAGCAGTGCAGAGCATTTCATTGGAACTTGATAAAAAGATAATGGATGCCAACTATTTTGGACCTATAACATTAAcaaaag ctattcTTCCCAACATGATCTCAAGAAGAACTGGCCAAATTGTTCTAATTAATAGTATCCAAGGAAAAATAGGAATCCCATTTCGTGCAGCTT atgCTGCTTCTAAGCATGCTGCAGCAGGCTTTTTTGATTGTCTTAGAGCTGAAATGGAAGAATTTGGTATTTCTGTCAGCACTGTGAATCCGACCTTCATCTGTTCATACCATCGCCAACCAGCACCTGGCAACTGGGAGGCATCTATCTGGAAAT TCTTTTTCAGAAAGGTGGCATATGGTGTGCACCCAGTGGAGGTGGCAGAGGAAGTCTTGTGCACAGTGAGCAGTAAGAAGCAGGAGGTGCTTATGGCCAACCCTATCCCCAGAGCAGCTGTTTACATTCGCACCTTCTTCCCTGAGCTGTTTTTTGCCATTGTTGCCTCGGGGATTAGGGAAAAgctgaagacagaagaggaaaattga